One genomic window of Mesorhizobium loti includes the following:
- a CDS encoding type VI secretion protein encodes MDDEEVYVEPVSLPLTRPPMKWGVRYEVFALNGILAVIGFIATSSFMLGLGVFGVVHLVSAYLCQRDPYIFHIFERRISKRGAVANITFWGARSYSP; translated from the coding sequence ATGGATGACGAGGAAGTCTATGTCGAGCCGGTCAGCCTGCCACTGACACGCCCCCCGATGAAATGGGGGGTGCGCTACGAGGTTTTCGCGCTGAACGGCATCCTGGCGGTGATCGGTTTTATCGCCACAAGCAGCTTCATGCTCGGTCTCGGCGTGTTCGGCGTGGTGCATCTGGTCAGCGCCTATCTGTGCCAGCGCGACCCCTACATATTTCATATTTTCGAGCGGCGCATCTCCAAACGCGGAGCGGTGGCGAACATTACTTTTTGGGGCGCGAGGAGCTATTCGCCGTGA
- a CDS encoding TrbC/VirB2 family protein gives MEYRKAGMFALKLALASVVGIALAPATAYAQSAAPVENVLEWFVGVLQGNIARSFAIIAVCFLGFLAMTGRLAWMMAFSIIIGIALIFGAAQLVDAVRATAGGS, from the coding sequence GTGGAATACAGGAAAGCGGGCATGTTTGCCCTAAAACTGGCCTTGGCCTCAGTGGTCGGAATAGCGCTCGCGCCAGCCACTGCGTATGCCCAGTCGGCCGCGCCGGTCGAAAACGTACTGGAGTGGTTCGTCGGAGTTCTGCAGGGCAACATAGCGCGCTCATTCGCCATCATCGCGGTCTGTTTTCTCGGCTTCCTCGCCATGACGGGCCGGCTGGCGTGGATGATGGCTTTTTCCATCATCATTGGCATCGCTCTGATCTTCGGCGCTGCCCAGTTGGTGGATGCGGTTCGCGCGACCGCGGGAGGCAGTTGA
- a CDS encoding transglycosylase SLT domain-containing protein has translation MNTRFALLLTLCGATMPLEAPGRDLASDRVAVAFATPAKAIAAVGAPRPGECRTGNRAEVAQLVRSIAQDEGFDADLAEAIAWAESDLGASQGPSKAGALGIMQLMPATAADLGVRDRCDTQANVQAGLRYLKSLYDEFQDPLLMLAAYNAGPNSVYKAQGIPVNPETAEYIVKILNRWKFGGVVKKSALTKSEMLADAPPANEDAWQDGHVMDFGN, from the coding sequence ATGAACACTCGATTCGCTCTCCTGCTCACCCTGTGTGGCGCTACGATGCCGTTGGAAGCGCCCGGCCGGGACCTGGCATCAGACCGCGTAGCAGTCGCCTTTGCAACGCCGGCAAAAGCCATTGCCGCGGTCGGGGCGCCAAGGCCGGGGGAGTGTAGGACTGGAAATCGTGCTGAGGTCGCCCAACTTGTGCGTTCGATCGCGCAAGACGAAGGGTTCGACGCCGATCTGGCCGAGGCGATTGCATGGGCTGAAAGCGATCTCGGCGCCAGTCAGGGTCCGTCTAAGGCCGGAGCCCTGGGGATCATGCAGCTGATGCCGGCCACGGCGGCCGATCTCGGCGTGCGGGACCGTTGCGATACGCAGGCAAATGTCCAGGCTGGCCTTCGCTATCTCAAGTCACTCTATGACGAGTTCCAGGATCCGCTGCTGATGCTTGCGGCTTACAACGCCGGGCCCAACAGCGTCTACAAGGCGCAGGGCATTCCGGTGAATCCGGAGACGGCTGAATACATCGTGAAAATTTTGAACCGCTGGAAGTTCGGCGGTGTCGTGAAGAAGTCCGCCCTGACCAAATCCGAAATGCTCGCGGACGCTCCGCCAGCAAACGAGGACGCTTGGCAGGATGGTCATGTCATGGATTTCGGCAACTGA
- a CDS encoding thermonuclease family protein: MKQASFAVLAAFSMCASAQAQDATNSRVPTPVAVSKSAQLLTGDTWRDGDQLFRLYGVQSCLRGTSAEEPNGNKIDCGNTSLAHLAALFDSAAVSCQPIGYALDKAVFVVCGAQLNGETIDVGTALIATGYAFAATTAKGKAVNENYLVAEINAKMKRTGLWGTTFQHPVQLLLSQGSESPQ; the protein is encoded by the coding sequence ATGAAACAGGCGAGCTTTGCAGTGCTGGCCGCATTTTCCATGTGCGCATCGGCACAGGCGCAGGATGCCACCAACTCTAGGGTACCCACTCCCGTCGCGGTATCGAAATCGGCTCAACTGCTGACCGGAGATACCTGGCGTGACGGAGATCAGCTTTTCCGCCTCTATGGCGTCCAGTCATGTCTTCGCGGCACGTCAGCCGAAGAGCCAAATGGGAACAAAATCGATTGCGGGAACACCTCGCTGGCGCATCTGGCAGCCCTGTTCGATAGCGCCGCGGTTTCATGCCAGCCAATTGGCTACGCCCTAGACAAGGCGGTTTTTGTCGTTTGCGGTGCGCAGCTGAATGGCGAAACAATTGACGTTGGCACCGCGCTCATAGCGACCGGATACGCGTTTGCCGCAACAACAGCAAAGGGCAAAGCCGTCAATGAGAACTACCTTGTCGCGGAAATCAACGCTAAGATGAAACGCACAGGCCTGTGGGGCACGACGTTTCAGCATCCTGTGCAACTGCTGCTGAGCCAAGGGTCGGAGAGTCCACAATGA
- a CDS encoding dienelactone hydrolase-related enzyme: MYHSWLDHWDERRARRGEEGKKPTDFALDAERAFPGANKITSIEEFCALADQAVADPAFFDDPNVSDQGFERLDGWLQFPSDISTDIEQNNVVSAKITESGSFDQAMVIFHHWNASSRNRQIANFFSQRGITVVEIAMPYHFERSRPGSVHADYMLSPNLGRTIQSVRQAVLDGRKLIRWLKIEGYREISVLGMSLGSWVAGVLAAHDSAVSKASLFLTAGSLADMVWTGRATRLIRASLEPEIELTDLKRAWGPLNLENYAPNLARPDLDLHVVLAKRDKVVLPELSERFMQRLKDAGARPNILELNCGHYSLAMPPYILLAGLSLKRFLSCADKSARLA; this comes from the coding sequence ATGTATCATAGTTGGCTTGATCATTGGGATGAGCGGCGGGCGCGACGCGGTGAGGAAGGGAAGAAACCAACGGATTTCGCCCTTGACGCGGAACGCGCCTTTCCAGGTGCGAATAAGATAACAAGTATCGAAGAATTCTGTGCCCTTGCGGACCAAGCCGTGGCTGATCCAGCCTTTTTCGATGACCCGAATGTGAGTGATCAGGGGTTTGAAAGGCTAGATGGGTGGCTCCAATTTCCATCGGACATTTCTACTGATATCGAACAGAACAATGTCGTCTCGGCGAAAATCACAGAAAGCGGGTCGTTCGATCAGGCGATGGTGATTTTTCACCATTGGAATGCAAGCTCCCGGAATCGTCAGATTGCCAACTTTTTCTCGCAGCGTGGCATCACGGTTGTCGAGATTGCTATGCCTTATCACTTCGAGCGCAGCCGTCCCGGCTCCGTGCACGCCGACTATATGCTTAGCCCTAATCTCGGTCGAACGATCCAATCTGTAAGGCAGGCAGTGTTGGATGGGCGAAAACTCATACGTTGGTTGAAGATCGAAGGCTATCGAGAGATTTCGGTTCTCGGTATGAGCTTAGGCTCCTGGGTTGCGGGGGTGCTCGCGGCGCACGACTCGGCTGTGTCAAAAGCCTCGCTGTTTCTGACTGCGGGGAGTCTAGCGGATATGGTTTGGACGGGTCGCGCGACACGATTGATACGTGCTAGCCTCGAGCCTGAGATTGAGCTGACCGATCTCAAAAGGGCCTGGGGTCCACTTAACTTGGAGAATTACGCACCTAATTTGGCACGGCCTGATCTCGATCTTCACGTTGTGTTGGCTAAGAGAGACAAAGTGGTGTTGCCAGAGCTATCGGAGAGGTTCATGCAGAGGCTGAAGGACGCCGGAGCTAGGCCAAATATTTTGGAATTAAACTGTGGTCATTATTCGCTCGCCATGCCGCCCTACATTTTGTTGGCCGGTTTGAGCTTGAAGCGGTTTCTGTCGTGTGCTGACAAGTCGGCCCGTCTAGCATGA
- a CDS encoding helix-turn-helix transcriptional regulator, whose amino-acid sequence MKRDDGGVVNNPLRANIALTLERERARRGLSHMHMAELFRTPEGEKLAYRTYIQTVRQKNNVTLTTLQIMANGLHVSVAELLSGGKKLPEWAHQLDETAIRKRLAHIIDMERQRRNMLRYEMAELIGVAEATFMKLERASGNISVDTIAAIAKALKLDPATFLFRDKVPPT is encoded by the coding sequence ATGAAACGAGACGACGGAGGCGTGGTCAACAACCCGTTGCGCGCTAACATTGCACTGACGCTTGAGCGGGAGAGAGCCAGACGCGGCCTATCCCATATGCACATGGCCGAACTGTTTCGGACCCCCGAGGGCGAAAAACTGGCCTATCGAACCTACATTCAGACTGTGCGTCAGAAAAACAATGTCACATTGACGACGCTGCAGATCATGGCAAACGGGCTTCATGTGTCTGTCGCAGAACTGCTCTCCGGCGGGAAAAAACTCCCCGAATGGGCGCATCAGTTGGACGAAACTGCGATCCGCAAGCGCCTTGCACACATTATCGACATGGAGCGGCAACGACGCAATATGCTCCGCTATGAGATGGCTGAGCTCATCGGCGTGGCGGAGGCCACATTCATGAAACTGGAGCGCGCGAGCGGGAACATCAGCGTGGACACGATTGCCGCGATCGCCAAGGCGTTGAAACTGGATCCGGCGACGTTCCTATTTCGGGATAAGGTCCCGCCAACCTGA
- a CDS encoding nucleotidyltransferase, translating into MKLLNHFSDFLKDEVNLNQTRIGSLETSIDAIEAYIDGSEWADIVIDWVPQGSWAHKTIIKPVDKGEFDADLLVYVNPVEGWEAKDYINDLYAQFRASDTYRDMVRRWSHCVTVTYANDKKIDVAPCVVGRLVNGQLEVCNRDANAFERTEPQQYTAWLIERNGWTGSNTFRKVTRLIKYMRDIKTRFTCSSVLLTTMLGERVTSQDNGQAYVADVPTALKTIFGRWDDWLQINATKPAVRNPYMWNEDFAAGLAQEQWTNLRDKIHTYRQWVDEAYDEPNQNESISKWRRVFGDKFAKNVDTEAAVSVSKAAANIITESAGALADVAGDLIALLKRYGGRVITPDFPHLPYMRQPKWRRSPGQGIAVNIKASLYQSKGYNRIRDVRSLELLPAGREIEFRAVTSTGLPFPTDFDVQWRVTNTDEEARQRGQLRGGFESSDTHGQRWETLQYRGVHIAEAFVIRKQDRSLVGISKPFYVAIE; encoded by the coding sequence ATGAAGCTGCTCAATCATTTCAGCGACTTCCTGAAAGATGAAGTCAACCTCAACCAGACACGCATTGGAAGCCTCGAAACCAGCATCGACGCGATCGAGGCCTATATCGACGGATCCGAGTGGGCCGACATTGTCATTGACTGGGTGCCGCAAGGATCCTGGGCGCACAAGACCATCATCAAGCCCGTCGACAAAGGCGAGTTCGACGCTGACCTTCTCGTGTATGTAAATCCTGTCGAAGGGTGGGAGGCCAAAGATTACATCAACGATCTCTATGCCCAGTTCCGCGCCAGCGACACCTACCGAGACATGGTCAGGCGGTGGTCGCACTGCGTCACAGTAACCTATGCCAACGACAAGAAGATCGATGTCGCCCCGTGCGTGGTCGGCCGGCTCGTCAACGGCCAGCTTGAAGTCTGCAATCGTGATGCAAACGCTTTCGAACGAACGGAGCCGCAGCAATACACGGCCTGGCTGATCGAGCGGAACGGGTGGACGGGATCGAACACGTTCAGGAAGGTCACCAGACTGATCAAGTACATGCGGGACATCAAGACCCGATTTACCTGCTCATCGGTGCTGTTGACCACCATGCTCGGCGAGCGGGTGACAAGCCAGGACAACGGCCAGGCCTATGTGGCCGACGTCCCGACGGCGCTGAAGACAATATTCGGCCGCTGGGACGATTGGCTTCAGATCAACGCGACCAAACCTGCCGTTCGCAACCCATACATGTGGAATGAGGACTTCGCAGCCGGCCTGGCCCAAGAACAGTGGACAAATCTCCGGGACAAAATTCACACCTACAGGCAGTGGGTCGACGAAGCTTACGACGAGCCGAACCAGAATGAGAGCATCAGCAAATGGCGTCGAGTCTTTGGCGACAAGTTTGCGAAGAACGTCGACACCGAGGCGGCAGTGTCCGTATCCAAGGCCGCAGCAAATATCATTACGGAATCTGCAGGCGCACTGGCCGACGTTGCGGGCGATTTGATTGCCCTGCTGAAGCGTTATGGGGGGAGGGTGATCACCCCGGACTTTCCGCATCTACCCTATATGCGGCAGCCCAAATGGCGACGGTCGCCCGGACAGGGCATAGCCGTAAACATCAAGGCGTCCCTGTATCAATCCAAGGGCTACAACAGGATCCGAGATGTTAGGTCGCTCGAATTGCTGCCGGCGGGTCGTGAGATCGAGTTTCGAGCTGTAACGTCGACGGGTCTCCCGTTCCCCACAGACTTTGACGTGCAGTGGCGCGTCACCAACACCGATGAGGAAGCAAGACAAAGGGGTCAGCTGCGAGGTGGCTTTGAAAGCTCCGACACCCACGGCCAACGCTGGGAAACCCTGCAATATCGAGGCGTTCACATTGCTGAGGCCTTTGTGATCAGAAAGCAGGACAGGTCTCTCGTGGGAATCAGCAAGCCGTTCTATGTGGCGATTGAATAG
- a CDS encoding IS6 family transposase, producing MVEACATYKNHRFPIEIVAHAVWLYYRFGLSLRDVEEMLLERGIVVSYETIRRWGKKHSPDYARRLRRKAPSKDDVWHLDEVAVRINGRRCWLWRAVDQDGYVLDEIVQTRRNTKAARRLLIRLLKKQGLSPKRIVTDKLRSYSAARRQVMPDIEHRSHKGLNNRAENSHLPFRKRERIRQGFRSIGSLQHFVSVFSAIRNLFVPSRSNRSATQIRTHRLNAMAEWKAEALQIA from the coding sequence ATGGTCGAAGCATGCGCCACCTACAAGAACCATCGCTTCCCGATCGAAATCGTTGCTCATGCCGTCTGGCTTTATTACCGGTTCGGGCTGAGCCTGCGCGATGTTGAAGAAATGCTGCTGGAGCGGGGGATCGTCGTCTCCTACGAGACCATCCGCCGCTGGGGAAAGAAGCACAGTCCCGATTATGCACGTCGCCTGCGCCGCAAGGCGCCATCGAAAGACGATGTCTGGCATCTTGATGAGGTAGCCGTGCGCATCAACGGCAGGCGGTGCTGGCTGTGGCGCGCCGTCGACCAGGACGGCTATGTGCTGGATGAGATCGTGCAGACCCGCCGCAATACCAAGGCGGCCAGGCGTCTGCTCATTCGTCTGCTGAAGAAGCAAGGCCTGTCGCCGAAGCGTATCGTCACCGATAAGCTGCGCTCCTATTCAGCGGCAAGACGTCAGGTCATGCCCGATATCGAGCACCGGTCGCACAAGGGCCTCAACAACCGGGCGGAGAACTCTCACCTGCCGTTTCGAAAGCGGGAGCGAATTCGGCAAGGCTTCCGCAGCATTGGCTCCCTTCAGCATTTCGTCTCCGTCTTCTCCGCCATACGCAATCTCTTTGTCCCCTCCCGCTCAAACAGGTCCGCCACGCAGATCCGAACTCACCGCCTCAATGCCATGGCAGAATGGAAGGCCGAGGCGTTGCAGATTGCCTGA
- a CDS encoding pseudoazurin, which produces MKLRLITAAAALLALAGAANAEEHIVQLLTKGDKGSMLFQPNFIKAAPGDTVKFVPGDKTHNVETIQGMIPDGAQEFKGKVGETITVTLTQEGVYGVKCNPHYGMGMVALIVVGKPVNLDAAQAVKHIGKARTGCCHIDFGLTV; this is translated from the coding sequence ATGAAACTTCGCCTGATTACCGCCGCCGCCGCCCTGCTCGCTCTTGCCGGCGCCGCAAATGCCGAGGAACACATTGTCCAGTTGCTGACAAAGGGAGACAAGGGTTCCATGCTCTTCCAGCCCAATTTCATCAAGGCGGCACCGGGCGACACGGTCAAGTTTGTGCCTGGCGACAAGACCCACAATGTCGAAACCATCCAGGGAATGATCCCCGACGGCGCCCAGGAGTTCAAGGGCAAGGTTGGTGAAACGATCACCGTGACGCTGACGCAAGAGGGCGTCTACGGCGTGAAATGCAATCCGCATTACGGCATGGGCATGGTGGCGCTGATCGTGGTCGGCAAGCCCGTGAACCTCGACGCGGCGCAGGCCGTCAAGCACATCGGCAAGGCCAGGACCGGGTGCTGTCACATTGATTTTGGCTTAACGGTTTGA
- a CDS encoding MMPL family transporter — protein MSISELFIRRRVGTCLLALGVLMLGAVAYFSLPVAPLPQIDFPTIEVEAQVPGASADTMANTVATPLENSLSSVSGVTQMTSSSASGRTTIVMQFDLTRDINAAAQDVQAAISATSGLLPKSMTSPPTYHKVNPAEATLLTLSLSSDIMATTELDHYAEDVIAQQLSQMMGVGLVDFHGPQRPSVRIRLDPEKVAARGLTLEDVRTVIGQQTVNAPKGSLSGDGRTVVLGATDQLVDVPAYQGMVVAYRNGAPILLGDLGTVLTAPQDTHQAAWLQGTRSVMIDIHKQAGFNVLSTIQSIKDRLPALSQSLPASVKLTVVGDRTQIIQASVADVQYTMLITIALVVGVIFVFLRNFWATVIPSITIPLSLFGTFCVMYLLGYSLDNLSLMGLVIAVGFVVDDAIVVIENITRHLEMGKSKTMAAIDGAREVTFTIISMTISLIAVFIPILLMGGVVGRLFREFAVTVSIAILISGLVSLTVTPMLCAWLIKPDHDRQHGQFYRWSERGFQAVTNGYARCLDVVLAHRALMLLVTVGTLALTLWLYTITPKGFLPEQDTGYIQGQAQAATDISFEAMSTKMQQLGAIVQKDPDVDNVGFWINPSPSVSVGQIQVNLKPFGQRKASARQVMARLKSAAANIEGLTLNMLIRQDIQIGGRQGAAQYQYTLQSGDSAELDKWAATMKKAIAALPGLLDVSSDARPAATSATLDIDRPTAARLGVSVQAIDDVLYDAFGQRQVATLFTQVSQYHVVLELDPSFQLNTDALSRLYVRSSTTQKLIPVSMLASVKNGVLPVTVNHQGSLPATTLSFNLAPGVSLSDAVTAIHAAEINAGMPVSVTGSFQGTAQAFQDSLASQPWLILAAVIAVYIVLGVLYESAIHPLTIISTLPSAGLGALLALLLFGQDLSIMGMIGIILLIGIVKKNAIMMIDFALEAERERGLSPTESIRQACLMRFRPIIMTTLAALLGALPLALGHGPGAELRVPLGIAIVGGLVISQILTLFTTPVIYLTFDRFAGRRRKRAVKAAPIQIALE, from the coding sequence ATGAGCATCTCGGAACTCTTCATCCGGCGCCGTGTCGGCACCTGCCTGCTGGCGCTCGGCGTCCTGATGCTGGGCGCGGTGGCTTATTTTAGCCTGCCGGTGGCGCCGTTGCCGCAGATCGACTTCCCGACGATCGAGGTTGAGGCGCAGGTTCCGGGTGCCAGCGCCGACACGATGGCGAACACGGTTGCGACACCGCTGGAAAATTCGCTGTCGAGCGTTTCCGGCGTGACGCAGATGACGTCGTCCAGTGCGTCGGGCCGCACCACGATCGTCATGCAGTTCGACCTGACGCGCGACATCAATGCCGCAGCGCAGGATGTGCAAGCGGCGATCTCGGCGACCAGCGGCTTGCTGCCCAAAAGCATGACCAGCCCGCCGACATACCACAAGGTCAATCCGGCAGAGGCGACGCTGCTGACCCTTTCGCTGAGCTCCGACATCATGGCGACGACCGAGCTCGACCACTATGCCGAGGACGTGATCGCCCAGCAGTTGTCGCAGATGATGGGCGTCGGCCTCGTCGACTTTCACGGGCCGCAACGCCCGTCGGTGCGCATCCGACTCGATCCCGAAAAAGTCGCCGCGCGCGGCCTGACGCTGGAGGACGTGCGCACCGTCATCGGCCAGCAGACGGTCAATGCGCCGAAAGGCTCGCTCAGCGGCGATGGGCGCACCGTCGTGCTCGGCGCCACCGATCAGCTTGTCGATGTGCCGGCCTATCAGGGAATGGTGGTGGCCTATCGCAACGGCGCACCGATCCTGCTTGGCGACCTCGGCACGGTTCTCACCGCGCCCCAGGATACGCACCAGGCGGCCTGGCTGCAGGGCACGCGCTCGGTAATGATCGATATCCACAAGCAGGCCGGCTTCAACGTGCTGAGCACCATCCAGTCGATCAAGGACCGGCTGCCGGCGCTATCACAAAGCTTGCCGGCATCGGTCAAGCTGACGGTGGTGGGCGACCGAACCCAGATCATCCAGGCATCCGTCGCCGATGTGCAATACACGATGCTGATCACCATCGCGCTGGTGGTCGGCGTGATCTTCGTGTTCCTGCGCAATTTCTGGGCGACGGTGATCCCGAGCATCACGATCCCGCTGTCGCTGTTTGGCACGTTCTGCGTGATGTATCTGCTCGGCTACAGCCTGGACAACCTATCGCTGATGGGCTTGGTCATCGCGGTGGGTTTCGTCGTTGACGACGCGATTGTTGTCATCGAGAACATCACCCGCCATCTCGAAATGGGCAAGTCGAAGACCATGGCGGCGATAGACGGGGCGCGCGAGGTGACCTTCACCATCATCTCGATGACCATATCGCTGATCGCCGTCTTCATCCCCATCCTGTTGATGGGCGGTGTGGTCGGCCGGCTGTTCCGCGAATTCGCGGTGACGGTGAGCATCGCCATCCTGATATCGGGCCTGGTTTCGCTGACCGTGACGCCAATGCTGTGCGCCTGGCTGATCAAGCCTGACCACGACCGCCAGCATGGACAGTTCTATCGATGGTCGGAGCGGGGATTCCAGGCCGTGACGAACGGCTATGCGCGTTGCCTGGACGTCGTGCTGGCGCATCGCGCGCTGATGCTGCTGGTCACGGTCGGCACGCTGGCGCTGACGCTATGGCTCTACACGATCACACCGAAGGGATTCCTGCCCGAGCAGGATACCGGATACATCCAGGGGCAGGCACAGGCGGCCACCGACATTTCCTTCGAGGCGATGTCGACGAAGATGCAACAGCTCGGCGCTATCGTGCAGAAGGATCCCGATGTCGACAACGTCGGCTTCTGGATCAACCCCAGCCCGTCGGTCAGCGTTGGACAGATCCAGGTCAACCTCAAGCCTTTTGGACAACGCAAGGCCAGCGCCAGGCAGGTGATGGCACGACTCAAGTCGGCCGCGGCCAACATCGAGGGCCTGACGCTGAACATGCTGATCCGCCAGGACATCCAGATCGGTGGGCGCCAGGGCGCGGCGCAATACCAATACACGCTGCAAAGCGGCGATTCCGCCGAGCTCGACAAATGGGCGGCGACCATGAAAAAGGCGATTGCGGCGCTGCCTGGCCTGCTCGACGTGTCGTCGGACGCGCGGCCGGCGGCGACCAGCGCGACGCTCGATATCGACCGCCCGACGGCGGCGCGGCTCGGCGTCAGCGTGCAGGCGATCGACGACGTCCTCTACGACGCCTTCGGCCAGCGGCAGGTCGCCACGCTGTTCACGCAGGTCAGCCAGTACCATGTGGTGCTGGAGCTCGATCCGAGCTTCCAGCTCAACACGGATGCGCTGAGCCGCCTGTATGTCCGCTCCTCAACAACGCAGAAGCTGATCCCGGTGAGCATGCTGGCGAGTGTGAAGAACGGCGTCCTGCCGGTGACGGTGAACCACCAGGGCTCGCTACCGGCGACGACGCTGTCGTTCAACCTGGCGCCCGGCGTGTCGCTCAGCGATGCGGTGACGGCGATCCACGCCGCCGAGATCAATGCTGGAATGCCGGTCAGCGTCACCGGTTCCTTCCAGGGCACCGCGCAGGCCTTCCAGGATTCGCTGGCCAGCCAGCCCTGGTTGATCCTGGCGGCGGTGATCGCGGTCTACATCGTGCTCGGCGTGCTCTACGAGAGCGCGATCCACCCGTTGACCATCATTTCGACGCTGCCGTCGGCGGGGCTCGGTGCGTTGCTGGCGCTGCTGCTGTTCGGGCAGGACCTGTCGATCATGGGCATGATCGGCATCATCCTCTTGATCGGCATCGTCAAGAAAAACGCGATCATGATGATCGACTTCGCACTGGAGGCTGAGCGCGAACGGGGTCTCAGTCCGACCGAGTCGATCCGGCAGGCATGCCTGATGCGCTTCCGGCCAATCATCATGACGACACTGGCCGCGCTGCTCGGCGCCCTGCCGCTGGCGCTAGGCCATGGCCCCGGCGCCGAACTTCGCGTGCCGCTTGGCATAGCGATTGTTGGCGGACTCGTGATCTCGCAGATACTGACCCTGTTCACAACACCGGTCATCTACCTGACCTTCGACCGGTTCGCCGGTCGGCGAAGAAAGCGGGCGGTTAAGGCTGCGCCAATTCAAATCGCCCTCGAATGA
- a CDS encoding efflux RND transporter periplasmic adaptor subunit has protein sequence MEPPVRDDPENQDNQTTSGKTADGQRSALGTVRWLALGVILVVAAGAGALTLRQGDTAPLAKIAAAPIPVTAAIASVRDLPIARTGLGTVLPLNQVDVKARVDGQIQRIFFGEGEEVKAGDILAQIDPRAYAALLAQAQATLQKDVAQLANARADEARATKLTQSGAGTTQAADTARAQVAVMQAAVDGDQAAVDTAKLNLDYATITAPISGRVGLKQANEGTLVHANDATGIVTITQMQPIAVQFSLPQDQLPDLQSGQSAGSLPVAADARDSSRKIADGKLTAIDSQIDTTTGMIKLKAEFDNNDKALWPGALVTVQVGVRTEHNAVVLPSAAVQSGQSGPYVFVVKPDNTVTIAKVTTGDVVGDVTMLTSGAVAGDNIVVSGQSRLTEGTSVKVTQADDPSQKVALETK, from the coding sequence ATGGAGCCCCCTGTGCGCGACGACCCTGAAAACCAAGACAACCAGACAACTAGTGGCAAGACGGCAGACGGCCAGAGGTCCGCTCTCGGCACGGTACGGTGGCTGGCGCTCGGCGTGATCCTTGTCGTGGCGGCAGGTGCCGGAGCCCTGACGCTCCGCCAGGGCGATACCGCGCCGCTTGCCAAGATCGCCGCCGCGCCGATTCCGGTCACCGCCGCCATTGCCTCTGTACGCGACCTGCCGATCGCGCGCACCGGGCTCGGCACCGTGCTTCCGCTGAACCAGGTCGACGTCAAGGCCAGGGTCGACGGACAGATACAGCGCATCTTCTTCGGCGAGGGAGAGGAGGTGAAGGCGGGCGATATCCTTGCCCAGATCGATCCACGGGCCTATGCCGCGCTGCTCGCGCAGGCGCAGGCCACTTTGCAGAAGGATGTCGCGCAGCTCGCCAATGCGCGCGCCGATGAAGCGCGGGCGACGAAGCTCACCCAGTCCGGGGCCGGCACCACGCAGGCGGCCGATACGGCCCGCGCCCAGGTTGCGGTCATGCAGGCGGCGGTTGATGGCGATCAGGCCGCAGTCGATACCGCCAAGCTCAATCTCGACTATGCTACGATCACCGCGCCGATCTCCGGGCGCGTGGGCCTGAAGCAGGCCAATGAGGGTACGCTGGTGCATGCCAATGATGCCACCGGCATCGTCACCATCACCCAGATGCAACCGATCGCCGTGCAGTTCTCGCTGCCCCAGGACCAGTTGCCCGACCTTCAGTCCGGCCAGTCCGCCGGGTCGCTCCCGGTTGCCGCCGACGCCAGGGACAGCTCCAGGAAGATCGCTGACGGCAAGCTGACGGCCATCGACAGCCAGATCGACACGACGACCGGCATGATCAAGCTGAAAGCTGAATTCGACAACAACGACAAGGCGCTCTGGCCGGGGGCACTGGTGACGGTTCAGGTCGGTGTGCGTACCGAGCATAACGCCGTCGTGCTGCCTTCGGCCGCGGTGCAGAGCGGCCAGAGCGGCCCCTATGTCTTCGTCGTCAAGCCGGACAACACCGTTACCATCGCCAAGGTGACCACAGGCGATGTGGTCGGCGACGTCACCATGCTGACCTCCGGCGCGGTGGCCGGCGACAACATCGTGGTGTCTGGCCAGTCCCGCCTGACCGAGGGGACGAGCGTGAAGGTGACGCAGGCCGACGACCCGTCCCAGAAGGTGGCGCTGGAGACGAAATGA